A window of the Vibrio ostreae genome harbors these coding sequences:
- the yihA gene encoding ribosome biogenesis GTP-binding protein YihA/YsxC → MSVKIHYQNTHFITSAPDIRHLPADEGIEIAFAGRSNAGKSSSLNKLTNQKNLAKTSKTPGRTQLINLFKVTEGCHIVDLPGYGFAQVPLEMKKKWQQSLGEYLQKRTCLKGLVVLMDIRHPMKDLDQQLIIWAVECNIPVQVLLTKADKLKSGARKAQLLKVRQDALELGGDVKVDAFSSHNGIGVDVLRHKLDSWFAPMLAQLAAEEATAEQFDDPQQ, encoded by the coding sequence GTGAGCGTAAAAATTCATTATCAAAACACGCATTTCATCACCAGTGCGCCAGACATTCGCCATCTTCCCGCTGATGAAGGTATCGAAATTGCGTTTGCAGGACGCTCAAACGCTGGAAAATCCAGTTCTCTCAATAAGTTAACTAACCAAAAAAACTTAGCGAAGACCAGTAAAACTCCCGGCCGTACTCAGCTGATCAACCTGTTTAAGGTGACCGAAGGCTGTCATATTGTCGATCTGCCTGGCTATGGATTTGCCCAGGTGCCGCTGGAAATGAAGAAAAAGTGGCAACAGTCACTGGGGGAATACCTGCAAAAGCGTACCTGCCTGAAAGGTCTGGTGGTGCTGATGGATATTCGCCATCCGATGAAAGATCTCGACCAGCAGCTGATTATCTGGGCAGTGGAATGCAACATTCCGGTCCAGGTGCTGCTGACCAAAGCCGATAAACTGAAAAGCGGCGCGCGTAAAGCTCAGTTACTGAAAGTGCGTCAGGATGCGCTGGAGCTGGGCGGCGATGTTAAAGTGGATGCGTTTTCGTCCCACAATGGTATCGGTGTCGATGTATTACGTCACAAACTCGATAGCTGGTTTGCACCAATGCTGGCACAGCTGGCCGCCGAGGAAGCCACAGCCGAGCAGTTTGATGATCCACAGCAGTAA
- a CDS encoding c-type cytochrome: MKKLALILSLLASCSAWAQGSIEAGKAKSQTCVACHGADGNSQITTYPKLAGQHAKYIEKQLKDLKLGMSSGGAQGRYDPVMSAMAMPLSEEDMADLAAYYASLPISTNSTPEDVVAQGKVLYTAGDASRGLTACIACHGPRGNGTELSGFPKISGQHADYVKAQLQKFRDDQRGNDMNAMMRDVAKKLTDADIETLSKYVGGLH, encoded by the coding sequence ATGAAGAAATTAGCGCTAATCTTAAGTCTTTTAGCCAGCTGCTCTGCATGGGCCCAAGGCAGCATTGAAGCTGGTAAAGCAAAATCCCAAACGTGTGTTGCCTGCCATGGTGCAGATGGCAACAGTCAAATTACCACTTACCCTAAACTGGCCGGTCAACACGCTAAGTATATTGAGAAGCAGCTGAAAGATCTCAAGCTTGGTATGTCGAGCGGTGGTGCACAAGGCCGTTATGATCCGGTGATGAGCGCGATGGCGATGCCATTGAGCGAAGAAGATATGGCCGATCTGGCTGCCTATTATGCGTCGTTGCCGATATCAACGAACTCCACCCCGGAAGACGTGGTAGCGCAGGGCAAGGTGCTGTATACCGCCGGTGATGCGTCCCGCGGACTGACGGCATGTATTGCCTGTCACGGCCCGCGCGGTAACGGCACCGAACTGTCCGGTTTCCCGAAAATTTCGGGCCAGCATGCGGACTACGTCAAAGCCCAGCTGCAAAAATTCCGTGATGATCAGCGCGGTAACGACATGAACGCGATGATGCGTGATGTGGCGAAAAAACTGACCGATGCTGATATCGAAACCCTGTCCAAATATGTCGGCGGCCTGCACTAA
- a CDS encoding class I SAM-dependent methyltransferase: MHPCPLCHSNDTHAYYEDQHRAYLQCQLCQLVFVNPEHRLDAVREKAFYDLHENDPADAGYRRFLSRVCDPILARLAPQSKGLDFGCGPGPTLSLMLEEAGHQVALYDVFYHPGRQVLETSYDFMTATEVIEHLHDPAQVWQQWLNLVKPGGWIGLMTKMVKNVDAFATWHYKNDLTHVIFFSRHTFEFLAERDQLELEFIGNDVILLRKPQ; this comes from the coding sequence ATGCACCCATGCCCTTTATGTCACAGTAACGACACTCACGCTTACTATGAAGACCAGCACCGTGCGTACCTGCAGTGCCAGCTGTGTCAACTGGTGTTTGTCAATCCGGAGCACCGCCTGGACGCCGTGCGTGAAAAAGCCTTTTACGATTTACATGAAAATGACCCGGCTGATGCTGGTTATCGTCGCTTTTTATCCCGTGTCTGTGATCCGATACTGGCCAGGCTGGCGCCTCAATCTAAGGGGTTAGATTTTGGTTGTGGTCCCGGACCGACGTTGTCCCTGATGCTGGAAGAAGCCGGCCATCAGGTGGCGCTGTATGATGTGTTTTATCATCCAGGGCGCCAGGTGCTGGAGACCAGCTATGATTTTATGACTGCCACTGAAGTGATCGAGCATTTGCACGATCCGGCCCAGGTTTGGCAGCAATGGTTAAATTTAGTTAAGCCAGGTGGCTGGATTGGTCTGATGACCAAGATGGTCAAAAATGTGGACGCATTCGCGACATGGCACTATAAAAATGATCTGACCCATGTGATCTTTTTTAGCCGCCACACGTTTGAATTTCTGGCAG